Proteins from one Salmonella bongori NCTC 12419 genomic window:
- the argT gene encoding lysine/arginine/ornithine ABC transporter substrate-binding protein ArgT produces the protein MKKTVLALSLLIGLGATAASYAALPQTIRIGTDTTYAPFSSKDAKGDFIGFDIDLGNEMCKRMQVKCTWVASDFDALIPSLKAKKIDAIISSLSITDKRQQEIAFSDKLYAADSRLIAAKGSPIQPTLESLKGKHVGVLQGSTQEAYANDNWRSKGVDVVAYANQDLIYSDLAAGRLDAALQDEVAASEGFLKQPAGKEYTFAGPSVKDKKYFGDGTGVGLRKDDTGLKAAFDKALADLRQDGTYDKMAKKYFDFNVYGD, from the coding sequence ATGAAGAAGACCGTTCTCGCTTTGTCTTTGCTGATAGGTCTGGGCGCGACAGCGGCCAGTTACGCCGCGCTTCCACAAACGATTCGCATTGGAACGGACACCACCTATGCACCTTTCTCATCGAAAGATGCCAAAGGCGACTTCATCGGCTTTGATATCGATCTCGGTAATGAAATGTGTAAGCGTATGCAAGTGAAATGTACCTGGGTCGCCAGCGACTTTGATGCGCTGATTCCCTCACTGAAAGCAAAAAAAATCGACGCCATTATTTCATCGCTCTCCATCACGGATAAACGCCAGCAGGAAATCGCCTTCTCTGACAAACTTTATGCGGCGGATTCGCGCCTGATTGCGGCGAAAGGGTCTCCCATTCAGCCGACGCTGGAATCGTTAAAAGGCAAGCATGTCGGCGTGTTGCAGGGATCTACGCAAGAGGCTTACGCCAATGATAACTGGCGCAGCAAAGGGGTGGATGTAGTGGCTTACGCCAATCAGGACCTTATTTATTCCGATTTAGCCGCCGGTCGCCTGGATGCCGCATTACAAGATGAAGTTGCCGCCAGCGAAGGCTTTTTGAAACAGCCTGCGGGGAAAGAGTATACGTTTGCCGGTCCTTCTGTTAAGGATAAAAAATACTTTGGCGACGGGACGGGCGTTGGGTTGCGCAAAGACGATACCGGGCTAAAAGCCGCGTTTGATAAAGCATTGGCCGATCTGCGCCAGGACGGCACTTACGACAAGATGGCCAAAAAGTACTTCGATTTTAATGTTTATGGCGATTGA
- a CDS encoding UbiX family flavin prenyltransferase yields MKRLIVGISGASGAIYGVRLLQILRDVENVETHLVMSQAARQTLALETHFSLREVQALADVTHDARDIAASISSGSYPTAGMVILPCSIKTLSGIVHSYTDGLLTRAADVILKERRPLVLCVRETPLHIGHLRLMTQAAEIGAVIMPPVPAFYHLPRTLDDIINQTVNRVLDQFDIPLPHDLFARWQGA; encoded by the coding sequence ATGAAACGACTCATTGTAGGGATTAGCGGTGCCAGCGGCGCGATTTATGGCGTGCGCTTATTACAAATTTTGCGCGATGTCGAAAACGTCGAAACCCATCTGGTGATGAGCCAGGCGGCCCGCCAGACTTTAGCGCTGGAGACCCACTTTTCATTGCGCGAGGTACAGGCGCTGGCCGATGTTACGCACGATGCGCGCGATATTGCCGCCAGTATTTCATCGGGCTCTTACCCGACGGCGGGCATGGTGATCCTGCCCTGTTCGATTAAAACGCTTTCGGGGATCGTCCATAGTTATACTGACGGACTGCTTACCCGTGCGGCGGATGTCATATTGAAAGAGCGGAGGCCTCTGGTGCTGTGTGTACGGGAAACGCCGCTGCACATTGGGCATTTGCGTTTAATGACCCAGGCCGCCGAGATAGGCGCAGTCATTATGCCGCCAGTTCCGGCCTTTTATCATCTTCCCAGGACACTCGATGATATTATAAATCAAACGGTTAACCGCGTTCTGGATCAGTTTGATATTCCTCTTCCTCACGATCTATTCGCTCGCTGGCAAGGCGCATAG